In Fervidobacterium sp., the genomic stretch ACTTTATGTTATAATAAATGAGAAAACCTTTATTATAGAAAACAATCTCACATTTCTATAAGGGGGGATTTAAGGTGAAAAGAAGATATTACCTTCTTGTGACTGTTTTGGTTTTTTCACTATTTCTTTTTACAAATTGTGCACAACTATTCAACCAACCACCGGATCAGTTATCTAACGAGTCATTAGTAGCCAAAGACGGTGCAACGAACCTTGACATTGAAGGAATAACCTTGAAATGGAAAGCAGTTGATCCAGAGGGTCAAAGTTTGAAGTACGATCTCTACGTTGGAGAAGGAACGAACCCAAGTTCATGGATAATCCAAGAAAAAGACTTGACAAAAGAAGAGTTCACACTGAGCAATCTGAAACCAAACACGACTTATTCTTGGAAGTTTG encodes the following:
- a CDS encoding fibronectin type III domain-containing protein, which produces MKRRYYLLVTVLVFSLFLFTNCAQLFNQPPDQLSNESLVAKDGATNLDIEGITLKWKAVDPEGQSLKYDLYVGEGTNPSSWIIQEKDLTKEEFTLSNLKPNTTYSWKFVAKDPQGASKESALYRFTTGKNLYSFMTVEYRSGGPEENVDVSFYKMDGTLIKTKKTGPDGIVKLASDENEIKVVAKKYG